In the Micromonospora narathiwatensis genome, one interval contains:
- a CDS encoding efflux RND transporter periplasmic adaptor subunit: protein MRRPHSPRLPVATRPRLLTALLAVVALTGSTAASCGDDQSGVTVAQVGHSEVAEVIDAPATVTARAAATLTAPADGTVASLRVQPGQRVARGQVLAVIDSPSAQERLGQAREALRAAKRAGRGVGVGDLGGRKRGTDKAAAEAFDAARQAAGKIGDPQLRSALLLQVDSAQRQYESAARAADQAVAAVQRGVAGLNSAVGALSAAQRLQAQQAYDLAKATVDALTLRAPIAGVVQPGGTRAASTDLTSLLGAAGGTAGIDPSALGSGAQAGPPPGVDDAVPPGGRVTAGTPVLTIVDTGQLGLLAEVDETDVLLVRAGLSASVELDAVTGATYDATVRSVDVLPTSSARGGVTYRVRLGLGAGRLGEGEPAPTPRPGMNAVVHLRVREATDAVAVPASAVFSADGRDAVWVLRDGKADRVPVTVGVQGQDLVQIVNGVQAGDRIVVRGTDRVHDGQELR, encoded by the coding sequence GTGCGCCGCCCCCACTCGCCGCGGTTGCCCGTGGCCACCCGCCCCCGCCTGCTCACCGCCCTCCTCGCCGTCGTCGCGCTGACCGGCAGCACGGCCGCCTCCTGCGGCGACGACCAGTCCGGCGTCACGGTGGCCCAGGTGGGCCACTCCGAGGTCGCCGAGGTGATCGACGCGCCGGCCACGGTGACCGCCCGGGCCGCCGCCACCCTCACCGCGCCCGCCGACGGCACCGTGGCCAGCCTGCGGGTCCAGCCCGGGCAGCGGGTCGCCCGTGGCCAGGTGCTCGCGGTGATCGACTCGCCGTCCGCCCAGGAGCGGCTGGGGCAGGCCCGCGAGGCGCTGCGCGCGGCCAAGCGGGCCGGCCGGGGGGTCGGCGTCGGCGACCTGGGCGGGCGCAAGCGCGGCACGGACAAGGCCGCCGCCGAGGCGTTCGACGCCGCGCGCCAGGCCGCCGGCAAGATCGGCGACCCGCAGTTGCGGTCCGCGCTGCTGCTCCAGGTCGATTCCGCGCAGCGGCAGTACGAGTCGGCCGCCCGCGCCGCCGACCAGGCGGTCGCCGCCGTGCAGCGTGGGGTGGCCGGGCTGAACAGCGCCGTCGGCGCGCTCTCCGCCGCGCAGCGCCTCCAGGCCCAGCAGGCGTACGACCTGGCGAAGGCGACCGTCGACGCGCTGACCCTGCGCGCCCCGATCGCCGGGGTGGTGCAGCCGGGCGGCACCCGGGCCGCCTCGACCGACCTCACCAGCCTGCTCGGCGCGGCCGGCGGCACGGCGGGAATCGACCCGTCGGCCCTCGGGTCCGGCGCTCAGGCCGGCCCCCCGCCCGGGGTGGACGACGCGGTGCCACCGGGCGGCCGGGTCACCGCCGGCACTCCCGTGCTCACCATCGTGGACACCGGTCAGCTCGGCCTGCTCGCCGAGGTGGACGAGACCGACGTGCTGCTGGTCCGGGCGGGCCTGTCCGCCTCGGTGGAGCTGGACGCGGTGACCGGCGCGACGTACGACGCCACGGTCCGCTCGGTGGACGTGCTGCCCACCAGTTCCGCGCGGGGCGGCGTCACCTACCGGGTCCGCCTCGGCCTCGGCGCCGGGCGACTCGGCGAGGGGGAGCCCGCCCCGACCCCGCGCCCCGGCATGAACGCCGTGGTCCACCTCCGGGTACGCGAGGCGACCGACGCGGTGGCCGTACCCGCCTCGGCGGTCTTCTCCGCCGACGGGCGGGACGCGGTCTGGGTGCTCCGGGACGGCAAGGCCGACCGGGTGCCGGTGACCGTCGGCGTGCAGGGGCAGGACCTGGTGCAGATCGTCAACGGGGTGCAGGCCGGCGACCGGATCGTGGTGCGGGGCACCGATCGGGTCCACGACGGCCAGGAACTGAGGTGA
- a CDS encoding ABC transporter ATP-binding protein, whose translation MPAIEAVDVSRTYELDGVSVSALRGVSLTIAPGEYAAVIGPSGSGKSTLMHLLGGLDRPTGGRLVIGGRDVATLGAPELAALRNETIGFVFQAFHLLPRTSAVDNVALPLVYRGIGARQRRERAAAMLGRVGLGHRLDHRPNQLSGGEQQRVAIARALVTDPAVLLADEPTGNLDTATGEAVLELLERLNAESGVALVMVTHDQEVAARARRRIAVRDGLIRSDTAHDRPLSDGSGGPATLDGAPSAEPRSVSGSGPGHPSGGSGGAAGATGRLPRQAPGGVA comes from the coding sequence GTGCCGGCGATCGAGGCGGTCGACGTGTCCCGGACGTACGAGCTGGACGGGGTGTCCGTCTCCGCACTGCGCGGGGTGTCGCTCACCATCGCCCCCGGCGAGTACGCGGCGGTGATCGGGCCGTCCGGCTCCGGCAAGTCCACCCTGATGCACCTGCTCGGCGGGCTGGACCGGCCAACCGGCGGCCGGTTGGTGATCGGCGGCCGGGACGTGGCCACCCTCGGCGCGCCCGAGCTGGCGGCGTTGCGCAACGAGACCATCGGCTTCGTCTTCCAGGCGTTCCACCTGCTGCCCCGTACGTCGGCGGTGGACAACGTCGCGCTGCCGCTGGTCTACCGGGGGATCGGGGCGCGGCAGCGGCGGGAACGCGCGGCGGCGATGCTCGGCCGGGTCGGGCTCGGGCACCGGCTGGACCACCGGCCCAACCAGCTCTCCGGCGGCGAGCAGCAGCGGGTGGCCATCGCCCGCGCCCTGGTCACCGACCCGGCGGTGCTGCTCGCCGACGAGCCCACCGGCAACCTGGACACCGCCACCGGCGAGGCCGTGCTGGAGCTGCTGGAACGGCTGAACGCCGAGTCCGGGGTGGCCCTGGTGATGGTGACCCACGACCAGGAGGTGGCCGCCCGGGCCCGCCGGCGGATCGCCGTACGCGACGGCCTGATCCGGTCCGACACGGCTCATGATCGACCGCTGTCCGACGGTTCCGGTGGACCTGCGACACTGGACGGCGCTCCCAGCGCGGAGCCCCGGTCCGTGTCCGGAAGCGGCCCGGGGCACCCGTCCGGTGGCTCCGGTGGCGCCGCCGGAGCCACCGGGCGACTTCCGCGCCAGGCGCCCGGGGGTGTCGCGTGA
- a CDS encoding ABC transporter permease, with the protein MRITEAWRVALDALRANRLRSALTMLGVIIGVASVVLLVAIGTGTKQKVEQQVEGLGSNLLLVVPGRIEVGTAPVVSPLDLRDVDAVSRVVGDPGRVAVTIASGATVRAGTRSDFTTVQGVLETTPAVFTRSLARGRYLTGADVDTSRRVAVLGASVARALFPDRDPLGQQLALAGVRFRVIGVFAPLGQSLGVDRDDEVHIPVTAAQRLWGTQRIDGIAVKAPDREQIDELGDRIVAELSRRHPDTEFSAVTQQQILGVLGDILGVLTGVLAAIAGISLLVGGVGVSNIMLVSVRERTREIGLRKAVGARPRDIGVQFLLEAVLLTSLGGLTGMALGVGTALLVDAVSPIPAAITWWSLALAFGVSAAVGIVFGVVPAQRAGRLDPVVALRAE; encoded by the coding sequence GTGAGGATCACCGAAGCCTGGCGGGTGGCGCTGGACGCGCTGCGGGCGAACCGGCTGCGCAGCGCGCTGACCATGCTCGGGGTGATCATCGGGGTCGCCTCGGTGGTGCTGCTGGTGGCCATCGGCACCGGCACCAAGCAGAAGGTCGAGCAGCAGGTCGAGGGGCTCGGCTCCAACCTGTTGCTGGTGGTCCCCGGCCGGATCGAGGTCGGCACCGCCCCGGTGGTCTCGCCGCTGGACCTCAGGGACGTGGACGCGGTCTCCCGGGTGGTGGGCGACCCGGGACGGGTGGCCGTCACCATCGCCTCCGGCGCGACCGTCCGGGCCGGCACCCGTTCCGACTTCACCACGGTGCAGGGCGTTCTGGAGACCACCCCGGCGGTCTTCACCCGCTCGCTGGCCCGGGGCCGCTACCTCACCGGCGCCGACGTGGACACCAGCCGGCGGGTCGCGGTGCTCGGAGCGTCGGTGGCCCGGGCGCTCTTCCCCGATCGGGACCCGCTCGGCCAGCAGCTCGCGCTGGCCGGCGTCCGGTTCCGGGTGATCGGCGTGTTCGCCCCGCTCGGCCAGAGCCTCGGGGTGGACCGGGACGACGAGGTGCACATCCCGGTGACCGCCGCGCAGCGGCTCTGGGGCACCCAGCGGATCGACGGCATCGCGGTCAAGGCCCCGGACCGGGAGCAGATCGACGAACTCGGCGACCGGATCGTCGCGGAGCTGTCCCGCCGGCATCCGGACACCGAGTTCAGCGCTGTGACCCAGCAGCAGATTCTCGGGGTGCTCGGCGACATCCTCGGGGTGCTCACCGGCGTACTGGCCGCGATCGCCGGCATCTCGCTGCTGGTCGGCGGGGTGGGTGTCTCCAACATCATGCTCGTCTCGGTACGCGAGCGGACCCGCGAGATCGGCCTGCGCAAGGCGGTCGGCGCCCGACCCCGGGACATCGGGGTGCAGTTCCTGCTGGAGGCGGTGCTGCTCACCTCGCTCGGCGGGTTGACCGGGATGGCGCTCGGCGTGGGCACCGCGCTGCTGGTGGACGCGGTCTCGCCGATCCCCGCCGCGATCACCTGGTGGTCGCTGGCGCTCGCCTTCGGCGTCTCGGCCGCGGTCGGCATCGTCTTCGGGGTGGTCCCGGCCCAGCGGGCAGGTCGGCTCGACCCGGTGGTGGCGCTGCGTGCCGAGTGA
- a CDS encoding proline dehydrogenase family protein, protein MLRSVILAAARSSQVERLVATAPFTRDVVRRFVAGAGTDDALRVTRALVADGLAVTLDNLGEDTVTPEQANATRDEYLKLLRLLAAAELTPAAEVSVKLSALGQMFDEQLAYDNARAICAAADAAGTTVTLDMEDHTTTDSTLDVLAKLRKDYPSTGAVLQAYLRRTESDCRELSGAGSRVRLCKGAYKEPESVAYQSAREVDKSYVRCMNVLMSGAGYPMLATHDPRLIAIGEDRARWFDRDPDRFEFQMLYGIRPEEQKRLIGEGYTVRTYVPYGDQWYGYLMRRLAERPANLMFFGRALTSKK, encoded by the coding sequence ATGCTCCGTTCCGTCATCCTCGCCGCGGCCCGGTCATCCCAGGTCGAGCGGCTCGTCGCGACGGCCCCGTTCACCCGGGACGTCGTCCGCCGGTTCGTCGCCGGCGCCGGCACCGACGACGCACTGCGCGTGACCCGCGCGCTCGTCGCCGACGGCCTCGCGGTCACCCTCGACAACCTCGGTGAGGACACCGTCACCCCGGAGCAGGCGAACGCCACCCGGGACGAATACCTGAAGCTGCTGCGGCTGCTCGCCGCCGCCGAGCTGACCCCGGCCGCCGAGGTCAGCGTGAAGCTGTCCGCGCTCGGGCAGATGTTCGACGAGCAGCTCGCGTACGACAACGCGCGGGCGATCTGCGCGGCGGCGGACGCGGCGGGCACCACGGTCACCCTGGACATGGAGGACCACACCACCACCGACTCGACGCTGGACGTCCTCGCCAAGCTGCGTAAGGACTACCCGTCGACCGGTGCGGTGCTCCAGGCGTACCTGCGGCGTACCGAGTCGGACTGCCGGGAGTTGTCCGGCGCCGGGTCCCGGGTGCGGCTCTGCAAGGGCGCGTACAAGGAGCCGGAGTCGGTCGCGTACCAGTCCGCCCGGGAGGTGGACAAGTCGTACGTGCGCTGCATGAACGTGCTGATGTCCGGCGCCGGCTATCCGATGCTGGCCACCCACGACCCGCGCCTGATCGCCATCGGTGAGGACCGGGCCCGCTGGTTCGACCGCGACCCGGACCGCTTCGAGTTCCAGATGCTGTACGGCATCCGTCCGGAGGAGCAGAAGCGGTTGATCGGTGAGGGCTACACCGTGCGCACCTACGTCCCCTACGGCGACCAGTGGTACGGCTACCTGATGCGCCGCCTGGCCGAGCGCCCGGCCAACCTGATGTTCTTCGGGCGCGCACTGACCTCCAAGAAGTGA
- a CDS encoding sugar phosphate isomerase/epimerase family protein has protein sequence MTSRVPVLLSSSSVFPERTAAAFQLASALGYDGVEVMVWTDVVSQDPGALRGLASHYDVPVLSVHAPCLLVTQRVWSPDPWERLRRAAELAETLEAPTVVVHPPFTWQRDYARSFADGLDRIAGQFGGLRFAVENMYPVRMAGRQFVPYVPGWDPTDAGYASYTLDLSHCAASHSDALAMADRMGSGLAHVHLGDGTGEGRDEHLVPGRGGQPCAELLRSLAGRGFTGSVAVEVTTRGAKSRAVREADLREALEFARANLTAPSPVDA, from the coding sequence GTGACTTCCCGAGTCCCGGTGCTCCTGTCCAGTTCCTCGGTCTTCCCTGAGCGGACCGCGGCGGCGTTCCAGCTGGCCTCGGCGCTCGGGTACGACGGCGTCGAGGTGATGGTCTGGACCGATGTGGTGAGCCAGGACCCGGGCGCGCTGCGCGGCCTGGCCAGCCACTACGACGTGCCCGTCCTCTCGGTGCACGCGCCCTGCCTGCTGGTCACCCAGCGGGTGTGGAGCCCCGACCCGTGGGAGCGGCTGCGCAGGGCCGCCGAGCTGGCCGAGACGCTGGAGGCGCCGACGGTGGTGGTGCACCCGCCGTTCACCTGGCAGCGGGACTACGCCCGCAGCTTCGCCGACGGGCTCGACCGGATCGCCGGCCAGTTCGGCGGGCTGCGCTTCGCGGTGGAGAACATGTACCCGGTGCGGATGGCCGGCCGCCAGTTCGTCCCGTACGTCCCGGGCTGGGATCCGACCGACGCCGGCTACGCCTCGTACACTCTGGACCTGTCGCACTGCGCGGCGTCGCACAGCGACGCGCTGGCGATGGCCGACCGGATGGGGTCCGGTCTGGCGCACGTGCACCTGGGCGACGGCACCGGCGAGGGGCGCGACGAGCATCTGGTGCCCGGGCGGGGCGGCCAGCCCTGCGCGGAGCTGCTCCGCTCGCTGGCCGGCCGGGGTTTCACCGGCTCGGTCGCGGTGGAGGTGACCACCCGGGGCGCGAAGAGCCGAGCGGTCCGCGAGGCCGACCTCCGCGAGGCGCTGGAGTTCGCCCGCGCCAACCTCACCGCCCCCTCCCCGGTCGACGCCTGA
- a CDS encoding glutathionylspermidine synthase family protein — translation MRREASTPRPGWDATIRAQGLVYVDTELPDGGVMSYWDETAAYAFELDEVLRLEEATEELHRMAVAAAEHVVTRDRYAEFGIPAWAAEAVARSLRESPPTLYGRFDLWYDGTWPPKLLEYNADTPTALVEASIVQWYWLEHTRPEADQWNSLHERLVGAWAKIGTGLHDPRVHVVWSDEEESGEDQITAGYLAETARQAGLDVTLTPIQRIGWDGRRFVDADDRPITTCFKLYPWEWMLAEPYGPPALEPGTPTTWIEPAWKLLLSNKALLAVLWELYPGHEYLLPAYLDSPRGMTGYVAKPLLGREGASVRIVTEGTEITSPGIYGDEGFCYQEFRALPEFAGNRMVLGSWIVDGESAGVGVRESESLITDGYARFLPHYIDAPRAP, via the coding sequence GTGCGGCGCGAGGCGAGCACCCCGCGCCCCGGCTGGGACGCCACCATCCGCGCCCAGGGCCTGGTGTACGTCGACACCGAACTGCCCGACGGCGGGGTCATGTCGTACTGGGACGAGACGGCCGCGTACGCCTTCGAGCTGGACGAGGTGCTCCGGCTGGAGGAGGCGACCGAGGAGCTGCACCGGATGGCGGTGGCCGCCGCCGAGCACGTGGTGACCCGCGACCGGTACGCGGAGTTCGGCATCCCGGCCTGGGCGGCGGAGGCGGTCGCCCGGTCGCTGCGGGAGTCCCCGCCGACCCTCTACGGCCGCTTCGACCTCTGGTACGACGGCACCTGGCCGCCCAAGCTGCTGGAATACAACGCCGACACCCCGACCGCGCTGGTCGAGGCGAGCATCGTGCAGTGGTACTGGCTGGAACACACCCGCCCCGAGGCGGACCAGTGGAACAGCCTGCACGAGCGGCTGGTCGGAGCCTGGGCCAAGATCGGCACGGGGTTGCACGACCCACGGGTGCACGTGGTCTGGTCCGACGAGGAGGAGTCGGGCGAGGACCAGATCACCGCCGGCTACCTGGCCGAGACGGCCCGCCAGGCCGGGTTGGACGTCACGCTCACGCCGATCCAGCGGATCGGCTGGGACGGGCGGCGCTTCGTCGACGCGGACGACCGGCCGATCACCACCTGCTTCAAGCTCTATCCCTGGGAGTGGATGCTGGCCGAGCCGTACGGGCCGCCGGCGCTGGAACCGGGCACCCCGACCACCTGGATCGAGCCGGCCTGGAAACTGCTGCTGTCGAACAAGGCGCTGCTGGCGGTGCTCTGGGAGCTGTACCCGGGGCACGAGTACCTGCTGCCGGCATACCTCGACTCGCCGCGCGGGATGACCGGGTACGTGGCGAAGCCGCTGCTCGGCCGGGAGGGCGCGTCGGTGCGGATCGTCACCGAAGGGACCGAGATCACCAGTCCGGGGATCTACGGCGACGAGGGATTCTGTTACCAGGAGTTCCGGGCGTTGCCCGAATTCGCCGGGAACCGCATGGTTCTGGGGAGCTGGATCGTCGACGGCGAGTCCGCCGGCGTGGGCGTACGGGAGAGCGAAAGCCTCATCACGGACGGTTACGCGCGGTTTCTGCCCCACTACATCGACGCGCCGCGGGCCCCGTGA
- a CDS encoding gluzincin family metallopeptidase — MTDGDEQPDAPAGASGPARSSRRRWPLWTALALVLVLLACGAPGVLLLGLVPGVAGRPAAGSADDPAARRLGERMTAQLDRQAAALLAGDRPGFLAVAEPPARPALTRRYAALRALRVTVWRPEANGVPAEVDGRAGEWRLTVRVGYCFVVVDCTPSTVTIGTRWRIVGDEPRLVTVEESRAAPAGARPWEVSDLAVAVGKRTMVATTPALRAKLPGLLAQAEAAAEVADLYVVAGTPPDRYLVFYAGHTEWQRWYGGGRPKWTAGYAVGVGGGHHDVVLNAQSITPAGIDDLLRHELTHAASLPDRGYSDRSTWWLVEGLAEYAGADGQPVDRYDGLAEVRKLVRGGWDGRLDSLAPADDAADDRVGGAYGVSYLAVRHLVDRYGEQRMLDFFRAVVHEHRSVDEAAERVFGDPWSALHDDCVDYLRTVAGG; from the coding sequence GTGACCGACGGTGACGAGCAGCCGGATGCGCCGGCCGGGGCGAGCGGCCCGGCACGATCGTCCCGCCGGCGGTGGCCGCTGTGGACGGCGCTCGCCCTGGTGCTCGTCCTGCTGGCGTGCGGCGCGCCCGGCGTACTCCTGCTCGGCCTGGTGCCCGGCGTGGCGGGGCGGCCGGCGGCGGGATCGGCCGACGACCCGGCGGCACGCCGCCTCGGGGAGCGGATGACCGCGCAGCTCGACCGCCAGGCCGCCGCACTGCTCGCCGGCGACCGGCCCGGCTTCCTCGCCGTCGCCGAGCCGCCCGCCCGTCCCGCCCTCACCCGCCGGTACGCCGCCCTGCGCGCACTGCGTGTCACGGTGTGGCGCCCCGAGGCGAACGGCGTGCCGGCGGAGGTCGACGGGCGGGCGGGGGAGTGGCGGCTGACGGTGCGGGTCGGTTACTGCTTCGTGGTGGTCGACTGCACCCCGAGCACCGTGACGATCGGCACCCGGTGGCGGATCGTCGGGGACGAACCCCGGCTGGTCACCGTCGAGGAGTCCCGGGCGGCGCCGGCCGGGGCCCGGCCCTGGGAGGTGAGCGACCTGGCCGTGGCGGTGGGGAAGCGGACCATGGTGGCCACCACGCCCGCGCTGCGGGCCAAGCTTCCCGGGCTGCTCGCCCAGGCCGAGGCCGCCGCCGAGGTCGCCGACCTCTACGTGGTCGCCGGCACCCCGCCGGACCGCTACCTGGTCTTCTACGCCGGACACACCGAGTGGCAGCGCTGGTACGGCGGCGGCCGGCCGAAGTGGACGGCCGGGTACGCGGTCGGCGTCGGCGGCGGACACCACGACGTCGTGCTGAACGCGCAGAGCATCACCCCGGCCGGGATCGACGACCTGCTCCGGCACGAGCTGACCCACGCCGCGTCGTTGCCCGACCGGGGCTACTCCGACCGGTCCACCTGGTGGCTCGTGGAAGGGCTGGCGGAGTACGCGGGCGCGGACGGCCAGCCGGTGGACCGCTACGACGGCCTCGCCGAGGTGCGGAAGTTGGTCCGGGGCGGCTGGGACGGCCGGCTCGACTCGCTCGCACCCGCCGACGACGCGGCCGACGACCGGGTCGGCGGCGCCTACGGCGTCAGCTACCTGGCCGTACGGCACCTGGTCGACCGGTACGGCGAGCAGCGGATGCTCGACTTCTTCCGGGCGGTGGTGCACGAACACCGGTCCGTGGACGAGGCCGCGGAGCGGGTGTTCGGCGACCCCTGGTCCGCCCTGCACGACGACTGCGTCGACTACCTCCGTACGGTCGCCGGCGGCTGA
- a CDS encoding YrdB family protein, whose translation MKAVLLALAFLLELALLVAAGWWGFTRDVGWPVRLLAGLGVPLLIAVVWGLFCSPKASVPLPAPAKLSVQAACFVTGGLLLALAGRPVPGALLVGLWAVNKALLTLAHDPV comes from the coding sequence ATGAAGGCCGTACTGCTTGCGCTCGCCTTCCTGCTGGAGCTGGCGCTGCTCGTGGCCGCCGGATGGTGGGGGTTCACCCGCGACGTCGGCTGGCCGGTACGCCTGCTCGCCGGCCTCGGCGTGCCGCTGCTGATCGCGGTCGTGTGGGGCCTGTTCTGCTCGCCGAAGGCCAGCGTGCCGCTGCCCGCGCCGGCCAAGCTCAGCGTGCAGGCCGCCTGCTTCGTCACCGGCGGGCTGCTGCTCGCGCTGGCCGGGCGACCCGTACCCGGCGCACTGTTGGTGGGGCTCTGGGCGGTGAACAAGGCCCTGCTCACCCTCGCCCACGACCCGGTCTGA
- a CDS encoding alpha/beta fold hydrolase, whose product MTISRVSRDGGTIAYEVHGEGPLVVLSHGMGENRATFRHLVPRLVAAGYRVASVDVRGHGDSSVRWPTYAPAAVGGDLLAVVRALGGGPATLVGSSSSAAAVVFAAADGVELVNGIVQVSPFVTPPNPSPALRLAQVIVLRSPRLFGMFHRTLFPCGRPDDDAAYRKELVARLRGRMVAVRGVIALVEPHWAARAGDVRQPVLVLMGTKDPDFPDPGAEARAARRLFATAEARMIAESGHYPHADQPDATAADLVEFLAVTSRA is encoded by the coding sequence ATGACGATTAGCCGAGTGTCGCGGGACGGCGGAACCATCGCCTACGAGGTGCACGGAGAGGGCCCGCTGGTGGTCCTCTCGCACGGCATGGGCGAGAACCGGGCGACCTTCCGGCATCTGGTGCCCCGGCTGGTGGCGGCCGGCTACCGGGTGGCCTCGGTCGACGTCCGGGGGCACGGCGACTCCAGCGTCCGGTGGCCCACGTACGCCCCGGCGGCGGTGGGCGGCGACCTGCTCGCCGTGGTCCGGGCGCTCGGCGGTGGCCCGGCCACCCTGGTCGGCAGCTCGTCCAGCGCGGCGGCCGTGGTCTTCGCCGCCGCCGACGGTGTCGAGCTGGTCAACGGGATCGTGCAGGTCAGCCCGTTCGTCACCCCGCCGAACCCGAGCCCGGCGCTGCGGCTGGCGCAGGTGATCGTGCTGCGCAGCCCCCGACTCTTCGGGATGTTCCACCGCACGCTGTTCCCGTGCGGGCGACCGGACGACGACGCCGCGTACCGGAAGGAACTGGTCGCCAGGCTGCGCGGCCGGATGGTCGCGGTCCGCGGCGTGATCGCGCTGGTTGAGCCGCACTGGGCCGCCCGGGCCGGGGACGTGCGCCAGCCGGTGCTGGTGCTGATGGGTACGAAGGACCCGGACTTTCCGGACCCGGGCGCCGAGGCGCGGGCCGCCCGGCGGCTCTTCGCCACCGCCGAGGCGCGCATGATCGCCGAGTCGGGCCACTACCCGCACGCCGACCAGCCCGACGCCACCGCCGCCGACCTGGTCGAGTTCCTGGCGGTGACCTCCCGTGCCTAG
- a CDS encoding CGNR zinc finger domain-containing protein, which yields MNFDAYARTGVDLVNARLDDLDDLRAIFPDENAWMRDEVAERDLTIFRRAQKRLRDVFEYGTSGRDADAVTELNALLEAFPVQPRISGHDSSDWHMHVTSRGASVSSEYLAGAVWGLSVWLCEYGSARFGVCADERCGNVYLDTSSNCCRRFCSERCATRSHVAAHRARKRAAIGDQVTVPAQPEPLTPVS from the coding sequence GTGAACTTCGACGCGTACGCCCGGACCGGTGTTGATCTCGTCAATGCCCGCCTGGACGACCTCGACGACCTTCGGGCCATCTTCCCCGACGAAAACGCGTGGATGCGCGACGAGGTCGCGGAACGAGACCTGACGATCTTCCGGCGGGCCCAGAAGCGCCTGCGCGACGTCTTCGAGTACGGCACCTCGGGCCGGGACGCCGACGCGGTGACGGAGCTGAACGCGCTGCTGGAGGCGTTCCCGGTGCAGCCGCGCATCTCCGGCCACGACTCCAGCGACTGGCACATGCACGTGACCAGCCGGGGCGCCTCGGTCAGCTCCGAATACCTCGCCGGCGCGGTGTGGGGCCTCTCCGTCTGGCTCTGCGAATACGGCAGCGCCCGGTTCGGCGTCTGCGCGGACGAGCGCTGCGGCAACGTCTACCTGGACACGTCCTCGAACTGCTGCCGGCGGTTCTGCTCGGAGCGCTGCGCCACCCGCTCCCACGTGGCCGCGCACCGGGCCCGCAAGCGCGCCGCCATCGGCGACCAGGTCACTGTCCCCGCCCAGCCCGAACCTCTCACGCCGGTCAGCTGA
- a CDS encoding TetR/AcrR family transcriptional regulator yields MPRAGLTPTAVVREAAVLADEVGYDRLTLAALASRLGVALPSLYKHVKGVDDLHQKLSVLATAEVATELTAAAAGRAGGDALRAVATAFREYARRHPGRYPATQRAPDPADPEHVAAAERAVGAVYAILRGYDLTGDAAVDATRMFRAAVHGFITLEAAGGFGLPRDIDRSFDQLVAALDTAYRDWRSAR; encoded by the coding sequence GTGCCTAGGGCCGGCCTCACCCCGACGGCCGTGGTCCGGGAGGCGGCCGTGCTCGCCGACGAGGTCGGCTACGACCGGCTCACCCTGGCCGCGCTCGCGAGCCGGCTCGGTGTGGCGCTGCCCAGCCTCTACAAGCACGTCAAGGGCGTGGACGACCTGCACCAGAAGCTGTCCGTGCTGGCCACCGCCGAGGTCGCCACCGAGCTGACCGCCGCCGCCGCGGGCCGGGCCGGCGGCGACGCGCTCCGCGCGGTGGCCACCGCGTTCCGGGAGTACGCCCGCCGGCACCCCGGCCGCTACCCGGCCACCCAGCGGGCACCGGATCCCGCCGACCCCGAGCACGTCGCCGCCGCCGAGCGGGCCGTCGGCGCCGTCTACGCGATCCTGCGCGGGTACGACCTCACCGGCGACGCGGCCGTCGACGCGACCAGGATGTTCCGGGCCGCGGTCCACGGCTTCATCACCCTTGAGGCGGCCGGCGGGTTCGGCCTGCCCCGGGACATCGACCGTTCCTTCGACCAGCTGGTCGCCGCGCTGGACACCGCCTACCGGGACTGGAGGTCCGCCAGATGA